GAGGCAGCTTCCCAGCACGAGGGCCAAGAGGGGCCGGCAGGGGGAGGCCCCCCTGTGTGAGAAGCACAGTCAGGCCCTGAGCCTGTTCTGTGAGGAGGACCTGGagctgctgtgtccccagtgcagGCTCTCCTCTGAGCACCGCCACCACCCCCTGGTGCCCGTGGAGCAAGCTGCAGTGTGTCACAGGAGGAGGCTCAAGGGCTACCTGGAGCCCCTGACAGAGCAGCTGGAAGCTGCTGAAAAGGGCTTAGAAATGCAAGTCTCCAAGTCATTTGAGTTGGTGTCCAACATGGAGAATCAAAGGAGCAAACTGCACTCTGAAGTTGAACACTTTAAGCGTTTCTTGGGAACAGAGCATGACGAAATTCATGTTAAGCTGCTAAATGAAGAAAAGAGTGTTGTAGACAAaataactgggaaaaaaatccaaatatcaGACCACGGATCCACGTTGAAAAGTCTGCTTTATGAAATAACCAACAAGTGTTCCCAGACTGACCTGGATTTACTCACAGGCATTGAAAGAATCCACAGAAGCTATGAAAATTTAGAGAGCCCAGCAGCCTTTTGGTCTGAAGTGAAGAAGGAGGTTTTCACTCTCCCCCCACAGTATTTTGGCTTGCACAAAATGATCAGAACCTTTCAGGTCCATTTGACACTGGAGCCTGAAACTGCTCACCACAGCCTCCAAATTTCACAAGATCGGAAAACTGCAACTTTTCGATGGATGGAACCAAACTGTGTTCATCCTCCCCAAGTGTTTACTTCTTACCCCGCTGTCCTGAGTTCAGAGGGTTTTGATGCTGGCAGGCATTTTTGGCAGGTAGAAGGCAGAGGCAGTGGGGAATGGTCCTTAGGGGTGTGTAAAGAATCTTTCCCTAGAAATTCTCTTGTGTCACCTTCCCCAAGCAATGGCTGCTGGCAAATTCAGCTCTGGGGAACCACCCGTGACACACGGGTTTCAGGAAATGCCTGTCGGATTGGCATTTTTCTGGACTATGATTTGGGAGAAGTTTCTTTTTACAATTTGAATGATAGGTCTCCTTTGTATATATTCAGTGacatttttacagaaaaacttaTGCCCTATTTCTCTATTAGACCTTCTTCTAAATCACTTACAATAAGTATAGTTGAAGATGAGTGCTGAGCCACCTTGGAAGACTTTCTGTATGATCCACGTTCTTGCTATGTTCTTGGTAAGTCCTTGCAATAAAGAGTCTGAGTCCATCTTTGATGTCTGACTGCTGATGTCTTTTCACCCTCACCCTCGGGCCTCCCCTGTGCCCCACATCTGGGCAAGCTGTCAGGACAGCCTGGAGGCTCCTTCACTGGGCTAAGCAAGGCGGTTCTCACCCAGGACGGTCCTGGCTACAGAGGAGATTTCCCCAGCAACAAACCCCTCAGACTAGtggcttttctcttttctctgaagaCACTTCTGGACCAGTGGCCGCCCTGATTTCACACAAGGCCTCAGTGAGTGGTAATAAACGGTATGTTGTGGCAGTCTTGACACAGGTAAATTTTGAGTGGCTGGGGTTTTGCCTCAGTGGGTTGACCAGAGCACTCCTTAGAATATCGTTTGATTCCAGTTTTTCAGATATTCGGATCCCAGGGGGCATGCTAcattcatctttgtttttcaaGTATCAGAAGACAGGTAGTTTTagcctttgttttttaaaactatatttgtgattcccatttctccacaaAAAGGTGTGGGTGGGATTCTGTTACAAATTCCTTGAAATTTTTAGTTACAAAAATAATGTTTCACAACCGGTTCTTCTGAAAATTTCTACCACAAGACATCTAATTTGTCTTACATTGCAGTGAATGTCAGTGAatgttgaaaaa
The Camelus bactrianus isolate YW-2024 breed Bactrian camel chromosome 2, ASM4877302v1, whole genome shotgun sequence genome window above contains:
- the LOC105079753 gene encoding tripartite motif-containing protein 60-like, with the protein product MALAASLAQLHAEASCPICLDCLTDPVTTGCGHNFCHACLQQRWEGLRDLFPCPLCLQPCPERSCRRNSQLSHLADAVRQLPSTRAKRGRQGEAPLCEKHSQALSLFCEEDLELLCPQCRLSSEHRHHPLVPVEQAAVCHRRRLKGYLEPLTEQLEAAEKGLEMQVSKSFELVSNMENQRSKLHSEVEHFKRFLGTEHDEIHVKLLNEEKSVVDKITGKKIQISDHGSTLKSLLYEITNKCSQTDLDLLTGIERIHRSYENLESPAAFWSEVKKEVFTLPPQYFGLHKMIRTFQVHLTLEPETAHHSLQISQDRKTATFRWMEPNCVHPPQVFTSYPAVLSSEGFDAGRHFWQVEGRGSGEWSLGVCKESFPRNSLVSPSPSNGCWQIQLWGTTRDTRVSGNACRIGIFLDYDLGEVSFYNLNDRSPLYIFSDIFTEKLMPYFSIRPSSKSLTISIVEDEC